In a single window of the Deinococcus aetherius genome:
- a CDS encoding M48 family metallopeptidase, producing MHLKRSPRRRTLTLHVAPGAVTIHAPARTPERLIESFLEAKRGWAERHLATYAARSAPVPLVDGAPLSFLGETLTLRLTPGTRTPFRSGQEVRVPPGDLEGVRRAVERWYRRAALPELRALVEGYADALGARDRLRAVHLSAARTRWGSCTAGGDIRLHWLLSRAPREVAAYVALHEAAHLLELNHSPRYWAHVARLMPEHARWRAWLKEHGHTLALP from the coding sequence GTGCATCTCAAACGCAGTCCCCGCCGCCGCACCCTCACCCTGCATGTCGCGCCCGGTGCGGTGACGATCCATGCCCCGGCCCGCACCCCCGAGCGGTTGATCGAGAGCTTTCTGGAGGCCAAACGTGGCTGGGCCGAACGCCACCTCGCCACCTACGCCGCCCGGTCGGCTCCGGTGCCCCTCGTGGACGGTGCCCCCCTATCCTTCCTGGGGGAGACGCTGACCCTGCGCCTGACGCCGGGCACGCGTACCCCCTTTCGCTCGGGGCAGGAGGTCCGCGTGCCCCCCGGTGACCTGGAGGGAGTCCGCCGCGCCGTCGAGCGGTGGTACCGCCGGGCCGCCCTCCCCGAGTTGCGCGCCCTGGTGGAGGGCTACGCGGACGCGCTGGGCGCCCGGGACCGCCTGCGAGCCGTTCACCTCAGCGCCGCCCGCACCCGCTGGGGAAGTTGCACCGCCGGGGGCGACATCCGCCTCCACTGGCTCCTGAGCCGCGCCCCCCGCGAGGTCGCCGCCTACGTCGCCCTGCACGAGGCCGCGCACCTGCTCGAACTCAACCACTCGCCCCGTTACTGGGCGCACGTCGCCCGCCTGATGCCCGAGCACGCGAGGTGGCGGGCGTGGCTGAAGGAACACGGGCACACCCTGGCGCTTCCTTGA
- a CDS encoding TolC family protein, whose translation MRSPPFLTSCLLLLLAPLALGGALAQTAAPPPSPTVFAQGAPAPLTLAQTLTLLRQSPGWRSADLQYRAAELALQSARARAGLNVTVGADASAVKIPVSSGDLTLNTTVTAQVSASVLPWSPALEAVRSAERGLSRAGADLRAARLSAAVSAVQAYLGARNAAASLALADAQVSLTARQLEVAQSQRQSGVLTAEGLLVRQGAFDDARAAQDQAHTNVDLAARGLANLLGQPVTLPAQAAAFGPLPAAPGEPTALDAQITRALAARPEVARAQNDLADAQAQLRAAQLDLRLPDLSASAQFGQITTGQSSAATRTVGGSLDVKTGVLAGQVSFPLRDPGDLPTGLALTLSADLPVLGGGRRAALTSAEVGAQRAALALDTARQSVDLEVRQRYADLQTALGTLQSQRGALARARAGLATALGRLTAGLATALDVEAAELNLRQAELGVDTATVNAYLASLRLAQATTDLDPTLLTVAPPTPPAPEARP comes from the coding sequence ATGCGTTCCCCGCCCTTCCTGACTTCCTGCCTGCTGCTGTTGCTGGCGCCCCTGGCCCTGGGGGGTGCGCTCGCGCAAACCGCCGCGCCCCCTCCGTCCCCGACCGTCTTCGCCCAGGGCGCGCCCGCGCCGCTGACCCTCGCCCAGACGCTCACCCTCCTGCGCCAGAGCCCGGGGTGGCGGAGCGCGGACCTGCAATACCGGGCCGCCGAACTCGCGCTCCAGAGTGCCCGGGCGCGGGCCGGGCTGAACGTGACCGTCGGGGCGGACGCGAGCGCCGTCAAGATTCCCGTCTCCTCGGGCGACCTCACCCTGAACACCACCGTCACCGCGCAGGTGTCGGCGAGCGTGCTCCCCTGGTCACCCGCGCTGGAGGCGGTTCGCAGCGCGGAGCGGGGCCTGAGCCGCGCCGGGGCCGACCTGCGCGCCGCCCGGCTGAGTGCCGCCGTGAGCGCGGTGCAGGCGTACCTCGGGGCGCGCAACGCCGCCGCGAGCCTCGCGCTAGCGGACGCGCAGGTCTCGCTCACTGCCCGACAACTGGAGGTGGCGCAATCCCAGCGGCAATCGGGCGTGCTCACCGCCGAGGGCCTGCTCGTGAGGCAGGGGGCCTTCGACGACGCGCGGGCGGCTCAGGACCAGGCCCACACGAACGTGGATCTCGCCGCCCGGGGGCTCGCCAACCTGCTGGGCCAGCCCGTCACCCTGCCCGCCCAGGCCGCCGCGTTCGGCCCGCTGCCCGCCGCGCCGGGGGAGCCCACTGCCCTGGACGCCCAGATCACCCGCGCCCTGGCGGCCCGGCCCGAGGTGGCCCGCGCGCAGAACGACCTCGCCGACGCGCAGGCGCAACTCCGGGCGGCGCAGCTCGACCTGCGGCTGCCCGACCTCAGCGCGTCCGCGCAGTTCGGGCAGATCACGACCGGCCAGAGCAGTGCCGCCACCCGCACGGTGGGCGGCAGCCTGGACGTGAAGACGGGCGTGCTCGCCGGGCAGGTGAGCTTCCCGCTGCGCGACCCCGGCGACCTCCCGACGGGGCTGGCCCTGACCCTGAGTGCCGATCTGCCCGTTCTGGGCGGCGGGAGACGCGCGGCGCTGACCTCCGCCGAGGTGGGGGCGCAGCGCGCGGCCCTGGCCCTCGACACCGCCCGGCAGAGCGTGGACCTGGAGGTGCGGCAGCGGTACGCCGACCTCCAGACGGCGCTGGGCACCCTTCAGAGTCAGCGCGGCGCCCTCGCCCGGGCCCGGGCGGGCCTCGCCACCGCGCTCGGGCGGCTCACGGCGGGCCTCGCCACGGCGCTCGACGTGGAGGCGGCCGAGCTGAACCTGCGGCAGGCCGAACTCGGAGTGGACACGGCCACCGTGAACGCCTACCTCGCCTCGCTGCGGCTCGCCCAGGCGACCACCGACCTCGACCCCACGCTCCTGACCGTCGCCCCCCCCACCCCGCCCGCCCCGGAGGCCCGCCCATGA
- the ypfJ gene encoding KPN_02809 family neutral zinc metallopeptidase yields MDWQNLPGGGNIEDRRGGGGIPGGGIAVGGVGGLIIALIAMFFGVDPSAILGGGGSAPTTQTRTQTAPGEQDQAYQFVDRILGSTNTVWSGIFQQAGRTYTDPTLVLFSNVVQSACGQASSAVGPFYCPLDNKVYLDTSFFAQMDRRLGGGGDFAYSYVIAHEVGHHVQNELGISDQVERAQQQARSEAEANGYSVRLELQADCFAGVWGNKVSSLANLTEADVRGAINTATAIGDDTLQRQGQGYVVPDSFTHGTSEQRVRWFMTGFQGGDPNKCDTFGQNVRL; encoded by the coding sequence ATGGACTGGCAGAACCTTCCCGGTGGCGGGAATATCGAGGACCGCAGAGGGGGCGGCGGCATTCCCGGCGGCGGCATCGCGGTGGGCGGCGTCGGTGGCCTGATTATCGCCCTGATCGCCATGTTCTTCGGGGTGGACCCGAGCGCGATCCTGGGCGGCGGGGGAAGTGCTCCGACCACCCAGACGCGGACCCAGACGGCGCCCGGTGAGCAGGACCAGGCCTATCAGTTCGTGGACCGCATCCTGGGAAGCACGAACACGGTCTGGAGCGGCATCTTCCAGCAGGCAGGCCGGACGTACACCGACCCGACGCTGGTCCTGTTTTCCAACGTGGTGCAGAGCGCGTGCGGCCAAGCGAGCAGCGCCGTGGGCCCCTTCTACTGCCCGCTCGACAACAAGGTCTATCTCGACACCAGCTTCTTCGCGCAGATGGACCGGCGGCTGGGCGGGGGCGGCGACTTCGCCTACTCCTATGTGATCGCGCACGAGGTCGGGCACCACGTCCAGAACGAACTCGGCATTTCCGATCAGGTCGAGCGCGCCCAGCAGCAGGCTCGCAGCGAGGCCGAGGCGAACGGCTACAGCGTGCGGCTCGAACTCCAGGCCGACTGCTTCGCGGGGGTGTGGGGCAACAAGGTCTCCAGCCTCGCCAACCTGACCGAGGCGGACGTGCGGGGGGCGATCAACACCGCCACGGCCATCGGCGACGACACCCTCCAGCGCCAGGGCCAGGGCTACGTGGTGCCCGACTCCTTCACCCACGGCACGAGCGAGCAGCGCGTCCGCTGGTTCATGACCGGATTTCAGGGCGGCGACCCGAACAAGTGCGACACCTTCGGGCAAAACGTGCGGCTTTGA
- a CDS encoding DUF4900 domain-containing protein, producing MKDSRRTAGATLIVTVLIMLLVMSAVLAVTAQITLSSRRSSGDQEATLRAQYAAESGVARSQAQLNLLNSLLTDDLAIPVSTATSEVAARVAALCGVSGTLPASGVLCGASPPFSSSTPSSSVLGTTANLLTDTARLSLFTNYIPDTAYALRGWTLGSTASTNEQAFWSNAVGSAGLTGAGTVGTQPFSSAVRLNIIGVQRLATDQFTVYFTVPSVVSQGGDSTSTRAITINPVNNVYTLRIGRGSFAKYALYTNHHYSSASAESACAGSSNVGTSGNVSSTSSSCDGARIFMTSNTRFSGPVHTNQNFTFTGSPYFGGQVTSAGCPAGKLTATGCNVATRAGAFDNSNFYTPNAMTSDPPTMTVGNATPNFQSGVNWNAEFVALPENGNDQIAAAKAGGLYISGQVNDLSLSVGTVSLGGTSQKAQLISYQQQVSGVATTVNLAYGTNGRMFILNQGSYVAARKAVDSSGQPTGAWEAAPAGTAAGVFNGVIYAQSGVGNLRGPARTSADDPNTAPAAVADFAQLTLASDGDINITTDLKYEDPPCGSGDAATAVCNNTDAKNILGIYSAGGDVSIVNRYVCTSYSSGACASFGTRTPAAPKNVTIQAILMAAGSEGKVTVDGYNVGPTDANDRGRVNLMGGIIENYYGAFGQTNGRGYGRNFVYDTRTSEGITPPSFPTQRNWDIDIPVSQRLQLQGSGTQQARQ from the coding sequence ATGAAGGATTCCCGTAGAACGGCAGGCGCGACCCTAATCGTGACGGTGCTGATCATGCTGCTGGTCATGTCCGCTGTCTTGGCCGTCACCGCTCAAATCACACTCTCCTCCCGGCGCAGCAGCGGCGACCAGGAGGCCACCTTGCGTGCTCAATATGCCGCCGAGAGTGGGGTGGCCCGGTCGCAGGCACAACTCAACCTGCTGAACAGCCTGCTCACCGACGACCTGGCAATTCCCGTAAGCACGGCGACAAGCGAAGTGGCTGCTCGGGTGGCGGCGCTCTGCGGCGTGAGCGGCACACTTCCGGCCAGTGGCGTCCTGTGTGGCGCGAGCCCTCCCTTCTCCTCGTCCACCCCGTCGAGCAGTGTGCTAGGAACCACTGCGAACCTGCTCACCGACACCGCCCGCCTGTCGCTCTTCACCAACTACATCCCCGACACCGCCTACGCCCTGCGCGGTTGGACGCTGGGCAGCACGGCGAGCACCAACGAGCAGGCCTTCTGGTCGAACGCGGTGGGTTCGGCGGGGCTCACGGGCGCAGGGACTGTGGGCACCCAACCGTTTTCCAGCGCCGTACGGCTGAACATCATCGGCGTGCAGAGGCTCGCCACCGATCAGTTCACCGTGTACTTCACCGTGCCAAGCGTCGTGTCGCAGGGAGGAGACTCTACGAGCACGCGGGCCATCACCATAAATCCCGTCAATAACGTGTATACCCTCAGGATCGGGCGGGGCAGCTTTGCCAAGTACGCCCTCTACACCAACCACCACTACTCGTCCGCGTCGGCAGAGAGTGCCTGTGCGGGCAGCAGCAACGTGGGCACCAGCGGCAACGTCAGCAGCACGAGTTCCTCCTGCGACGGTGCCCGCATCTTCATGACCTCGAACACCCGCTTCTCGGGGCCGGTCCACACCAACCAGAACTTCACCTTCACCGGGTCGCCCTACTTCGGGGGTCAGGTGACCAGCGCCGGGTGTCCGGCCGGAAAGCTGACCGCCACGGGGTGCAATGTTGCCACCCGTGCGGGAGCTTTCGACAACAGCAACTTCTACACCCCCAACGCGATGACCTCCGATCCCCCCACGATGACGGTCGGGAACGCAACCCCCAACTTTCAGAGCGGGGTGAACTGGAACGCCGAGTTCGTGGCGCTCCCCGAGAACGGCAACGATCAGATAGCGGCGGCGAAGGCTGGCGGGCTCTACATCTCCGGGCAGGTCAACGACCTCTCCCTCTCGGTGGGCACCGTGTCGTTGGGTGGAACGAGCCAGAAAGCCCAGCTCATCAGTTATCAGCAGCAGGTGAGCGGTGTGGCCACCACCGTCAACCTCGCCTACGGCACAAACGGGAGGATGTTCATCCTGAATCAGGGCAGCTACGTCGCGGCGCGTAAGGCTGTGGACTCGTCGGGCCAGCCCACCGGTGCCTGGGAGGCGGCGCCTGCGGGCACGGCCGCCGGGGTCTTCAACGGAGTGATCTACGCGCAAAGCGGCGTTGGCAACCTGCGGGGTCCAGCACGTACCAGCGCGGACGACCCCAACACGGCGCCCGCAGCAGTGGCGGATTTTGCGCAGCTCACGCTCGCCTCCGACGGGGACATCAACATCACGACCGACCTCAAGTACGAAGACCCGCCCTGCGGCAGCGGGGACGCGGCCACCGCCGTCTGCAACAACACGGACGCCAAGAACATCCTGGGTATCTACTCGGCGGGCGGCGACGTCAGCATCGTCAACAGGTACGTCTGCACGTCGTACAGCAGTGGCGCCTGCGCCTCGTTCGGCACCCGTACGCCCGCCGCTCCCAAGAACGTCACCATCCAGGCAATCCTGATGGCCGCCGGGTCGGAGGGCAAGGTGACGGTAGACGGCTACAATGTGGGGCCAACCGATGCGAACGACCGGGGCAGGGTCAACCTGATGGGCGGCATTATCGAAAACTATTACGGTGCCTTCGGGCAGACGAACGGGCGAGGCTACGGCCGCAACTTCGTCTACGACACCCGCACCTCCGAGGGGATCACGCCGCCCTCCTTCCCCACCCAGCGCAACTGGGACATCGACATCCCCGTCAGCCAGCGGCTCCAGCTTCAGGGCAGCGGCACCCAGCAGGCCCGCCAATGA
- a CDS encoding efflux RND transporter periplasmic adaptor subunit has product MPHFPLRLTLPLTLALLLAACSPGGQQGAGSGSGNARPAATRNDLDAAPAKTTALAVRTVPARTGTLNVQRTASARLRADRDSNVAAQASGTVERLLAQEGDRVRAGQVVVQLDDTGARQALENARLQAQQAQISLDQARTNTGQATASLGAAVQAAEASLAKARQDAASAENLYRLGGISQADLSAARSALAQAQSGLAQARNNLAQNGRGGQSSLALLQTQLETAQAGVRQAQENLGRTAVEAPFAGVIASLAVEVGEFASQGSPVFRLVDEGSVKATFNVTPADAAALTPGTRLNLGYGGVNYVAVVEDASGVAGTDRLVPVTARVQGGGNLPVGGTAQVRYRATLGNGVLVPTGAIQVEGGENAVYVVQGGTARRVPVTVVAESQGRVAVRGVTAGASVIYPVPPSLQDGASIRVGTPTAQAGGQNP; this is encoded by the coding sequence ATGCCGCATTTCCCCCTCCGCCTCACCCTGCCGCTCACCCTCGCGCTGCTCCTCGCCGCGTGCTCTCCGGGGGGCCAGCAGGGGGCTGGGTCGGGCTCCGGGAACGCCCGCCCCGCCGCGACCCGCAACGACCTCGACGCCGCGCCCGCCAAGACGACCGCGCTCGCCGTCCGCACCGTCCCGGCCCGCACGGGCACCCTGAACGTCCAGCGCACCGCCTCCGCTCGCCTGCGCGCCGACCGTGACAGCAACGTCGCCGCGCAGGCGAGCGGGACGGTCGAGCGGCTCCTCGCGCAGGAGGGCGACCGGGTGCGGGCCGGGCAGGTCGTCGTGCAGCTCGACGATACCGGGGCGCGGCAGGCCCTCGAAAATGCCCGCCTTCAGGCTCAGCAGGCGCAGATCAGCCTCGACCAGGCGCGCACGAACACCGGGCAGGCGACGGCCTCCCTCGGGGCCGCCGTGCAGGCCGCCGAGGCGAGCCTTGCCAAGGCCCGGCAGGACGCCGCGAGCGCCGAGAACCTCTACCGGCTGGGCGGGATCAGCCAGGCGGACCTGAGCGCCGCCCGCAGCGCGCTCGCGCAGGCCCAGAGCGGCCTCGCCCAGGCCAGGAACAACCTCGCCCAGAACGGCCGGGGCGGGCAGAGCAGCCTCGCCCTGCTCCAGACGCAGCTCGAAACCGCGCAGGCGGGCGTGCGGCAGGCGCAGGAGAACCTGGGCCGCACGGCGGTGGAGGCCCCCTTCGCCGGGGTGATCGCCTCGCTCGCCGTGGAGGTCGGGGAGTTCGCCAGCCAGGGAAGCCCCGTCTTCCGCCTGGTGGACGAGGGGAGCGTGAAGGCGACCTTCAACGTGACCCCGGCGGACGCGGCGGCCCTGACGCCCGGCACGCGGCTCAACCTGGGGTACGGGGGCGTGAATTACGTCGCCGTCGTGGAGGACGCGAGCGGGGTGGCCGGAACCGACCGCCTGGTGCCGGTCACGGCCCGGGTGCAGGGGGGCGGCAACCTCCCGGTCGGCGGCACGGCGCAGGTGCGCTACCGCGCCACCCTGGGGAACGGGGTCCTGGTGCCCACCGGGGCGATTCAGGTGGAGGGCGGCGAGAACGCGGTGTACGTGGTCCAGGGCGGAACGGCCCGCCGGGTGCCCGTCACCGTCGTCGCCGAGTCGCAGGGGCGGGTGGCCGTGCGGGGAGTCACGGCGGGGGCGAGCGTGATCTACCCGGTGCCGCCCAGCCTCCAGGACGGGGCGAGCATCCGCGTGGGGACTCCCACGGCCCAGGCAGGGGGGCAGAACCCGTGA
- a CDS encoding efflux RND transporter permease subunit translates to MSVHDQPEFNAPRGTLPDGTPEPAVNPAVRFSVRNYVFSIGVFVLVVLLGLIATTRLGVELLPNFEVPVLAVSTSYPGATPDQVDREVSRPVEDAVSTLGGVVDINSTSVSGQSAVVITFSDQTNIDSAANGVSQAVAAIRATLPEGTEAPVVQKFDPNAQPILTLALNGGSAPAGDVTTYAEDTLVPRLERVEGVADVSVSGGPERQIQVLLDPARLQAYNLAPGRVSAAIQASALDLPAGSVTQGGNTIGFSTRNTPTTLGDVERIVVDPASGLRVADVAAVRDTTAQATSYARLNGQPAVLLDVRKASGTNSVAVADNVRAAMEAQPLPAGYRLTLASDTTRETRATVEDTFKEFLIAIGAVGIIVLLFLGRLNTVFAVILAIPISISAAPLLYSALGFTFNIVSLLAIIVAIGIVVDDSIVVAENVQRYRDMGYGLLRSVLLGASEVFSAVTAASFSLLAVLIPLSFMPGILGQFFSQFGLGLAAAITMSWLESLLFLTVRMAYTRDPEPISWRQVPGVLARLPRFFFESLSGVRRLPGLLLLALFGAVGWTALDRATGLPTPAVAVLAVLLAPVLLTLVRYVLTALLALLEALTGTLHGYTNRAVKGTARAYARSVGGALRRPWVVMLVAGLFLLSVPLALRNVGFAFTPRSDSGILAVDVELPTGTDLATTNALAARVEDNLLARDEVRLVQTSVGSGGFLGGTNANTATLTLTLVPKEERPGIDTLTARYGADLGRIAASVPGAEVRVSAEQGGPGGSADISLALTAPNQALLVERNREVVRLLGQDSNIATLESSLSATRQERTFVPDPARLAGSGLTTSDVAQALRTYNDGTTAGTLRSGDRSVDIVVRLDPAQVQGEQSLLSQTVYSQALGGNLPLAQLGSFQLRQAPATLSRLNKAYTATLDINLVKGGPNPFAYQRVITDKVAAAGLLAGGVTLGNASAFGSAGLTSDLVFYGPIVLVLAVLLTYLVLGSQFNSFRYPLYLLLPVPLAIVGALWTLSFFRVNLDVITVLGMVILLGLSTKNSILYLEFVTERMRTLPLREALIEAAELRFRPIIMTTLTVLVISLPLVFGQGDGAEFRRGLGIVILGGVITSTLLTFYVVPSVFYQFERRRQKPREINLSQVPSPALPASD, encoded by the coding sequence GTGAGCGTTCACGACCAGCCGGAATTCAACGCGCCGCGCGGAACCCTCCCCGACGGCACGCCCGAGCCCGCCGTCAACCCCGCCGTGCGCTTCAGCGTGCGCAATTACGTCTTCTCCATCGGCGTCTTCGTGCTCGTGGTGCTGCTGGGCCTGATCGCCACGACCCGCCTCGGCGTGGAGCTGCTGCCCAACTTCGAGGTGCCCGTCCTCGCGGTGAGCACGTCGTACCCCGGCGCGACCCCCGACCAGGTGGACCGCGAGGTGAGCCGCCCGGTCGAGGACGCGGTGAGCACCCTGGGCGGCGTGGTGGACATCAACTCGACCTCGGTGAGCGGCCAGTCGGCGGTGGTGATCACCTTCTCCGACCAGACGAACATCGATTCGGCGGCGAACGGCGTCTCGCAGGCGGTCGCGGCGATCCGCGCCACGTTGCCCGAGGGCACCGAGGCCCCGGTCGTTCAGAAGTTCGACCCCAACGCCCAGCCCATCCTCACCCTCGCCTTAAACGGCGGCTCGGCCCCCGCCGGGGACGTCACGACCTACGCGGAAGACACCCTCGTCCCCCGGCTGGAGCGGGTCGAGGGCGTGGCCGACGTGAGCGTCTCCGGCGGCCCCGAGCGTCAGATCCAGGTGCTTCTCGACCCCGCCCGCCTCCAGGCGTACAACCTCGCGCCGGGCCGGGTGTCGGCGGCGATCCAGGCCTCGGCGCTCGACCTTCCCGCCGGGAGCGTGACCCAGGGCGGCAACACCATCGGCTTCTCCACCCGCAACACGCCGACCACCCTGGGCGACGTGGAGCGCATCGTCGTGGACCCCGCCTCGGGCCTGCGGGTGGCGGACGTGGCGGCCGTGCGGGATACCACCGCCCAGGCGACGAGCTACGCCCGGCTCAACGGCCAGCCCGCCGTGCTGCTGGACGTGCGCAAGGCGAGCGGCACGAACAGCGTGGCGGTCGCCGACAACGTGCGGGCGGCGATGGAGGCGCAGCCCCTCCCCGCCGGGTACCGCCTCACCCTCGCCAGCGACACGACCCGCGAGACGCGCGCCACCGTCGAGGATACCTTCAAGGAGTTCCTGATCGCCATCGGGGCGGTCGGGATCATCGTGCTGCTGTTCCTGGGGCGGCTGAACACCGTCTTCGCGGTCATCCTCGCCATCCCGATCTCGATCAGCGCGGCTCCGCTGCTGTACTCGGCGCTGGGCTTTACCTTCAACATCGTTTCCCTGCTCGCCATCATCGTCGCCATCGGGATCGTCGTGGACGACTCCATCGTGGTCGCGGAGAACGTGCAGCGATACAGGGACATGGGGTACGGCCTGCTCAGGAGCGTGCTGCTGGGCGCGTCGGAGGTCTTCTCGGCCGTGACCGCCGCGAGCTTTTCCCTCCTCGCCGTGCTCATCCCGCTGAGCTTCATGCCGGGCATCCTGGGGCAGTTCTTCAGCCAGTTCGGCCTGGGCCTCGCCGCCGCGATCACGATGAGCTGGCTGGAGAGCCTGCTCTTCCTCACCGTCCGTATGGCCTATACCCGCGACCCCGAGCCGATCTCGTGGCGTCAGGTCCCCGGCGTTCTCGCCCGGTTGCCGCGCTTCTTCTTCGAGTCCCTGAGCGGCGTGCGCCGACTGCCGGGCCTGCTCCTGCTCGCCCTCTTCGGGGCGGTGGGCTGGACCGCGCTCGACCGGGCGACCGGGCTGCCGACGCCCGCCGTGGCCGTCCTCGCCGTGTTGCTCGCGCCCGTGCTGCTGACGCTCGTGCGTTACGTCCTCACCGCCCTGCTCGCTCTCCTGGAGGCGCTGACGGGCACCCTGCACGGGTACACCAACCGGGCCGTGAAGGGCACCGCCCGCGCGTACGCCCGCTCGGTGGGCGGGGCCCTGAGGCGGCCCTGGGTCGTCATGCTCGTCGCGGGGCTCTTCCTGCTGAGCGTGCCGCTCGCCCTGCGGAACGTGGGCTTCGCGTTCACCCCGCGCAGCGACTCCGGCATCCTGGCCGTGGACGTGGAACTCCCCACCGGCACCGACCTCGCCACCACGAACGCCCTGGCCGCCCGCGTCGAGGACAACCTCTTGGCGCGCGATGAGGTCCGGCTCGTGCAGACGAGCGTGGGTTCGGGCGGCTTCCTGGGCGGCACGAACGCGAACACCGCCACGCTGACCCTCACCCTGGTCCCCAAGGAGGAGCGCCCCGGCATCGACACCCTCACCGCGCGCTACGGGGCCGACCTGGGAAGAATCGCCGCCAGCGTCCCCGGCGCCGAGGTGCGCGTCTCCGCCGAGCAGGGCGGGCCCGGCGGCAGTGCAGACATCAGCCTGGCCCTCACCGCCCCCAACCAGGCCCTCCTCGTGGAGCGCAACCGGGAGGTCGTGCGGCTGCTCGGCCAGGACTCCAATATCGCCACCCTGGAGAGCAGCCTGAGCGCGACCCGCCAGGAGCGGACCTTCGTGCCCGACCCCGCCCGCCTCGCCGGGAGCGGCCTGACGACGAGCGACGTGGCGCAGGCCCTGCGGACCTACAACGACGGCACGACGGCGGGAACCCTGCGCTCGGGGGACCGCAGCGTGGACATCGTGGTCCGCCTCGACCCCGCCCAGGTGCAGGGTGAGCAGAGCCTGCTTTCTCAAACGGTGTACTCGCAGGCCCTCGGCGGGAACCTCCCCCTGGCGCAACTCGGCTCCTTCCAGCTCCGGCAGGCCCCCGCGACCCTCAGCCGCCTGAACAAGGCGTACACCGCCACCCTCGACATCAACCTCGTGAAGGGCGGGCCCAACCCCTTCGCCTACCAGCGGGTGATCACCGACAAGGTGGCGGCGGCGGGCCTGCTCGCGGGGGGTGTGACGCTCGGCAACGCCTCAGCCTTCGGGAGCGCGGGCCTGACGAGTGACCTCGTGTTCTACGGGCCCATCGTGCTCGTGCTCGCGGTACTCCTGACCTACCTCGTGCTGGGCTCGCAGTTCAACTCGTTCCGCTACCCGCTCTACCTCCTCCTGCCCGTGCCGCTCGCCATCGTGGGGGCGCTGTGGACCCTGAGCTTCTTCCGGGTGAACCTCGACGTGATCACGGTCCTCGGGATGGTGATCCTGCTCGGCTTATCCACGAAGAACTCGATCCTGTATCTCGAATTCGTGACCGAGCGGATGCGGACCCTGCCCCTGCGGGAAGCCCTGATCGAGGCCGCCGAGCTGCGCTTCCGCCCGATCATCATGACCACCCTGACCGTGCTCGTCATCAGTCTCCCGCTCGTCTTCGGGCAGGGGGACGGGGCGGAGTTTCGCCGGGGTCTGGGCATCGTGATTCTGGGCGGCGTGATCACCTCCACCCTGCTCACCTTCTACGTGGTGCCCAGCGTCTTCTACCAGTTCGAGCGGCGGCGCCAGAAGCCGCGCGAGATCAACCTGTCCCAGGTCCCCTCGCCCGCCCTGCCCGCCTCCGACTGA
- a CDS encoding TolC family protein: MNRPSPALSIALALTLASPLAAAQTVGLTLPDAVARALASGPDVTTARANLQKAQATLRSTQADPSSVITTLTQAQQGAAAAEATLAGTKLNVAQTVIGQYLAAYEAAGRIALNEAQVRLDERTLQIARARLQARVATQLDVNRAQTTLNQDRQELADARASLPVLEAQLARTLGLGTGTDLRLAAPPAPPKLSVTLAGLQSGLEKRLPNVVQAAQGAEFAALQVRISDNDYTPARTLQDAQVALANARRDLEGAQRAANTGVRDAYRTAQDAAQRVEIARQTLANAQTTLSQAQARLRAGTAAAVDVQQAQVQAQQAGFGVTQAQGNLWRALAALSAASGTDVTGFVR; encoded by the coding sequence ATGAACCGCCCATCCCCCGCCCTGTCCATCGCCCTCGCCCTCACCCTCGCCTCGCCGCTCGCCGCCGCGCAGACGGTGGGCCTGACCCTGCCGGACGCGGTGGCCCGGGCGCTGGCGAGCGGCCCCGACGTGACCACCGCCCGCGCCAACCTGCAAAAGGCGCAGGCGACCCTGCGCTCCACCCAGGCCGACCCCAGCTCGGTCATCACCACCCTCACCCAGGCCCAGCAGGGCGCCGCCGCCGCCGAGGCCACCCTGGCGGGCACGAAACTCAACGTGGCGCAGACGGTGATCGGTCAGTACCTCGCCGCCTACGAGGCCGCCGGGCGTATCGCCCTGAACGAGGCGCAGGTGCGGCTCGACGAGCGCACCCTCCAGATCGCCCGCGCCCGGTTGCAGGCCCGGGTCGCCACCCAGCTCGACGTGAACCGCGCGCAGACCACCCTCAACCAGGACCGCCAGGAACTCGCCGACGCCCGGGCGAGCCTCCCGGTCCTCGAAGCTCAGCTCGCCCGCACCCTCGGGCTGGGCACGGGCACCGACCTGCGCCTCGCCGCGCCGCCCGCGCCCCCCAAGCTCAGCGTGACGCTCGCAGGCCTCCAGTCGGGGCTGGAAAAGCGGCTGCCCAACGTCGTCCAGGCGGCGCAGGGGGCGGAGTTCGCGGCCCTCCAGGTCCGCATCTCCGACAACGACTACACCCCGGCCAGGACCCTGCAAGACGCCCAGGTGGCGCTCGCCAATGCCCGGCGCGACCTGGAGGGTGCTCAGCGCGCGGCGAACACGGGGGTGCGCGACGCCTACCGCACCGCTCAGGACGCGGCGCAGCGGGTGGAGATCGCCCGGCAGACCCTCGCCAACGCGCAGACCACCCTCAGCCAAGCGCAGGCGCGGCTCCGCGCCGGGACCGCCGCCGCCGTGGACGTGCAGCAGGCGCAGGTGCAGGCGCAGCAGGCGGGGTTCGGGGTGACGCAGGCGCAGGGCAACCTCTGGCGGGCCCTGGCCGCCCTCTCCGCCGCGTCCGGCACCGACGTAACCGGGTTCGTGAGGTGA